The Medicago truncatula cultivar Jemalong A17 chromosome 4, MtrunA17r5.0-ANR, whole genome shotgun sequence genome includes a region encoding these proteins:
- the LOC25494254 gene encoding 4-coumarate--CoA ligase 1 isoform X1, whose protein sequence is MSPSPSPPQQEQKQEFIFRSKLPDIEIPTHLPLHSYCFQNLSQFNNRPCLINGDTGETLTYSDVHLTVRKIAAGLNTLGIQQGDVIMIVLRNSPQFALTFLGASFRGAVITTANPFYTSSELAKQATATKSKLIITQSVYLNKINDFAKLIDIKIVCIDSSPEEDENVVDFSVLTNADENELPEVKINPNDVVALPFSSGTSGLPKGVMLTHENLVTTISQLVDGENPHQYTNYEDVLLCVLPMFHIYALNSILLCGIRSGAAVLIVEKFEITKVLELIEKYKVTVASFVPPIVLALVKSGESMRYDLSSIRVMITGAAPMGMELEQAVKDRLPRTVLGQGYGMTEAGPLSISLAFAKEPFKTKPGACGTVVRNAEMKIVDTETGASLPRNKAGEICIRGTKVMKGYLNDPEATKRTIDKEGWLHTGDIGLIDDDDELFIVDRLKELIKYKGYQVAPAELEALLIAHPNISDAAVVPLKDEAAGEVPVAFVVRSNGSKISEDEIKQYISQQVLFNLYQISRLIFLLCKGVQSKIIFLLLVYCILYYYFTYVCCKNRKCKRIMN, encoded by the exons ATGTCACCATCTCCATCTCCTCCacaacaagaacaaaaacaagaatTCATATTCCGTTCTAAACTTCCCGATATTGAAATTCCAACACACCTTCCATTACACTCTTACTGTTTCCAAAACCTCTCTCAATTCAACAACCGTCCATGTCTCATCAACGGCGACACCGGCGAAACCCTAACCTACTCCGACGTCCACCTCACCGTCCGCAAAATCGCAGCCGGTCTAAACACTCTTGGAATCCAACAAGGTGATGTCATCATGATCGTCCTCCGTAACTCTCCTCAATTTGCACTCACCTTCCTCGGTGCCTCCTTCCGCGGCGCGGTTATCACCACCGCAAATCCCTTCTACACCTCATCGGAGCTCGCTAAACAAGCCACCGCAACAAAATCTAAACTCATCATAACACAATCCGTATATCTCAATAAAATCAACGATTTCGCAAAACTCATCGACATCAAAATCGTGTGCATTGATTCATCACCGGAGGAAGATGAAAATGTTGTGGATTTTTCTGTTTTAACAAATGCTGATGAAAACGAATTACCAGAAGTAAAAATAAACCCAAACGATGTAGTTGCGTTACCGTTTTCTTCAGGAACTTCTGGTTTACCAAAAGGTGTTATGTTAACACATGAAAATTTAGTTACAACAATATCACAGTTAGTTGACGGTGAAAATCCACACCAATACACTAACTACGAAGATGTCTTACTTTGTGTGTTACCTATGTTTCATATCTATGCACTAAATTCGATTTTACTATGTGGTATTCGTTCTGGTGCTGCTGTTTTAATTGTTGAGAAATTTGAGATAACAAAGGTTTTGGAACTTATTGAGAAGTATAAGGTGACGGTAGCGTCATTTGTGCCACCTATTGTTTTAGCATTGGTAAAAAGTGGAGAATCTATGAGATACGATTTGTCATCTATTAGAGTGATGATAACTGGTGCTGCTCCCATGGGAATGGAACTTGAACAAGCTGTTAAAGATAGGTTGCCACGAACTGTACTTGGACAG GGATATGGAATGACAGAGGCAGGACCACTTTCAATTAGCTTGGCATTTGCAAAGGAACCATTCAAGACAAAGCCTGGCGCATGTGGCACAGTTGTAAGAAACGCTGAGATGAAAATAGTGGACACAGAAACTGGTGCTTCCCTTCCAAGAAACAAAGCTGGTGAAATTTGTATTAGAGGCACCAAGGTTATGAAAG GATACCTAAATGACCCTGAGGCGACAAAGAGAACTATAGACAAAGAAGGATGGCTACACACAGGTGACATTGGTTTAATTGACGACGACGACGAACTCTTCATTGTTGATCGATTAAAGGAATTGATTAAATACAAAGGATACCAAGTAGCTCCTGCTGAGCTCGAAGCATTGTTGATTGCTCATCCAAACATTTCTGATGCTGCTGTCGTACC ATTGAAAGATGAAGCTGCTGGAGAAGTTCCAGTTGCTTTTGTTGTAAGATCAAATGGTTCAAAGATCAGCGAGGATGAAATCAAGCAATACATATCGCAACAGGTTCTCTTTAATCTTTACCAAATTAGTAGATTAATTTTC TTGCTATGCAAAGGTGTGCagtcaaaaataattttcttactATTAGTGtattgcatattatattattacttTACATATGTTTGTTGCAAAAATAGGAAATGTAAGAGAATTATGAACTAA
- the LOC25494254 gene encoding 4-coumarate--CoA ligase isoform X2, producing the protein MSPSPSPPQQEQKQEFIFRSKLPDIEIPTHLPLHSYCFQNLSQFNNRPCLINGDTGETLTYSDVHLTVRKIAAGLNTLGIQQGDVIMIVLRNSPQFALTFLGASFRGAVITTANPFYTSSELAKQATATKSKLIITQSVYLNKINDFAKLIDIKIVCIDSSPEEDENVVDFSVLTNADENELPEVKINPNDVVALPFSSGTSGLPKGVMLTHENLVTTISQLVDGENPHQYTNYEDVLLCVLPMFHIYALNSILLCGIRSGAAVLIVEKFEITKVLELIEKYKVTVASFVPPIVLALVKSGESMRYDLSSIRVMITGAAPMGMELEQAVKDRLPRTVLGQGYGMTEAGPLSISLAFAKEPFKTKPGACGTVVRNAEMKIVDTETGASLPRNKAGEICIRGTKVMKGYLNDPEATKRTIDKEGWLHTGDIGLIDDDDELFIVDRLKELIKYKGYQVAPAELEALLIAHPNISDAAVVPLKDEAAGEVPVAFVVRSNGSKISEDEIKQYISQQVVFYKRINRVYFTETIPKAASGKILRKELTARLNEGLVVATN; encoded by the exons ATGTCACCATCTCCATCTCCTCCacaacaagaacaaaaacaagaatTCATATTCCGTTCTAAACTTCCCGATATTGAAATTCCAACACACCTTCCATTACACTCTTACTGTTTCCAAAACCTCTCTCAATTCAACAACCGTCCATGTCTCATCAACGGCGACACCGGCGAAACCCTAACCTACTCCGACGTCCACCTCACCGTCCGCAAAATCGCAGCCGGTCTAAACACTCTTGGAATCCAACAAGGTGATGTCATCATGATCGTCCTCCGTAACTCTCCTCAATTTGCACTCACCTTCCTCGGTGCCTCCTTCCGCGGCGCGGTTATCACCACCGCAAATCCCTTCTACACCTCATCGGAGCTCGCTAAACAAGCCACCGCAACAAAATCTAAACTCATCATAACACAATCCGTATATCTCAATAAAATCAACGATTTCGCAAAACTCATCGACATCAAAATCGTGTGCATTGATTCATCACCGGAGGAAGATGAAAATGTTGTGGATTTTTCTGTTTTAACAAATGCTGATGAAAACGAATTACCAGAAGTAAAAATAAACCCAAACGATGTAGTTGCGTTACCGTTTTCTTCAGGAACTTCTGGTTTACCAAAAGGTGTTATGTTAACACATGAAAATTTAGTTACAACAATATCACAGTTAGTTGACGGTGAAAATCCACACCAATACACTAACTACGAAGATGTCTTACTTTGTGTGTTACCTATGTTTCATATCTATGCACTAAATTCGATTTTACTATGTGGTATTCGTTCTGGTGCTGCTGTTTTAATTGTTGAGAAATTTGAGATAACAAAGGTTTTGGAACTTATTGAGAAGTATAAGGTGACGGTAGCGTCATTTGTGCCACCTATTGTTTTAGCATTGGTAAAAAGTGGAGAATCTATGAGATACGATTTGTCATCTATTAGAGTGATGATAACTGGTGCTGCTCCCATGGGAATGGAACTTGAACAAGCTGTTAAAGATAGGTTGCCACGAACTGTACTTGGACAG GGATATGGAATGACAGAGGCAGGACCACTTTCAATTAGCTTGGCATTTGCAAAGGAACCATTCAAGACAAAGCCTGGCGCATGTGGCACAGTTGTAAGAAACGCTGAGATGAAAATAGTGGACACAGAAACTGGTGCTTCCCTTCCAAGAAACAAAGCTGGTGAAATTTGTATTAGAGGCACCAAGGTTATGAAAG GATACCTAAATGACCCTGAGGCGACAAAGAGAACTATAGACAAAGAAGGATGGCTACACACAGGTGACATTGGTTTAATTGACGACGACGACGAACTCTTCATTGTTGATCGATTAAAGGAATTGATTAAATACAAAGGATACCAAGTAGCTCCTGCTGAGCTCGAAGCATTGTTGATTGCTCATCCAAACATTTCTGATGCTGCTGTCGTACC ATTGAAAGATGAAGCTGCTGGAGAAGTTCCAGTTGCTTTTGTTGTAAGATCAAATGGTTCAAAGATCAGCGAGGATGAAATCAAGCAATACATATCGCAACAG GTTGTATTTTACAAGAGAATAAACAGAGTTTACTTCACAGAAACAATTCCTAAAGCCGCCTCAGGAAAAATTCTGCGAAAGGAATTAACTGCGAGACTTAACGAAGGTCTAGTAGTTGCCACAAATTAA